One window of the Chryseotalea sp. WA131a genome contains the following:
- a CDS encoding energy transducer TonB yields the protein MLQDNGLLIEVEYGMKLNMKKYRILTSMKYVLLFIFLTLHSRLFGQERFFYLGLCENFLSENDYTIKRISKDNPQKRFTYLISDYYKNGQLFTTGIAKSKNGRIKDGEFIYYYSNGTRMASGSLVKDARVGKWQYWDSTGREIDKANLIDSFQKISFSIEGNFFEGKCLCYVREADWIEKMKSSEKPELKLYEDGNRIAENGIYYFPEDTASYKGGYKKLYEFLQEDLTYPFITRLKGMHGKVFVRFIITSQGEIEDPQFLVTLDKATEKRILKSLFSTKGNWIPGKYNGKNVSTRLILPIVFQFR from the coding sequence TTGTTGCAAGATAATGGATTACTCATTGAAGTGGAATATGGAATGAAATTGAACATGAAGAAATACAGAATTTTGACGTCCATGAAGTATGTCCTCCTTTTCATTTTTCTAACCCTTCATTCCAGGTTATTTGGTCAAGAAAGATTTTTTTATCTGGGTCTATGTGAAAATTTTCTTTCTGAGAATGACTATACGATCAAACGGATTTCAAAAGATAATCCACAAAAGAGGTTTACCTACTTAATCTCTGATTACTACAAAAATGGTCAGCTATTTACTACTGGAATTGCCAAGTCAAAAAATGGACGTATAAAGGATGGTGAGTTTATTTATTATTACTCAAATGGCACTAGAATGGCCTCGGGTTCACTAGTAAAAGATGCTAGAGTAGGTAAATGGCAGTATTGGGATAGCACAGGGCGTGAGATAGATAAAGCAAATCTTATCGATTCATTTCAAAAAATTTCATTTTCTATAGAAGGTAATTTCTTTGAAGGGAAATGCCTCTGTTATGTTCGTGAAGCAGATTGGATCGAGAAAATGAAGAGTTCTGAAAAGCCTGAGTTGAAACTTTATGAAGACGGAAACAGAATTGCAGAAAACGGAATTTATTATTTTCCAGAGGATACTGCCTCTTACAAAGGTGGATATAAAAAACTATATGAATTTCTGCAAGAAGATCTCACCTATCCGTTTATTACACGTCTAAAAGGTATGCACGGGAAAGTTTTTGTTCGGTTTATTATAACAAGCCAAGGTGAAATAGAAGATCCTCAGTTTTTGGTTACCCTTGACAAAGCGACAGAGAAACGAATATTAAAGTCCCTCTTTTCAACAAAAGGGAATTGGATTCCAGGAAAATATAATGGCAAAAACGTTTCTACAAGATTGATTCTGCCAATCGTTTTTCAATTCCGATAA
- the mce gene encoding methylmalonyl-CoA epimerase, translated as MEKLEHIGIAVKNLNEANKVFATLLGKPHYKIEEVASEGVRTSFFDVGGLKIELLEATRADSPVAKFIEKRGEGIHHLAFAVDNLEACMADVSEKGFRLLADKPKDGADNKRIVFLHPKSTSGMLVEMCEEKKYQ; from the coding sequence ATGGAAAAATTAGAACACATTGGCATAGCTGTAAAAAACCTGAACGAAGCCAACAAGGTATTTGCCACTCTGCTGGGCAAGCCTCATTATAAAATCGAAGAAGTGGCCAGCGAAGGTGTGCGTACTTCTTTTTTTGACGTAGGCGGTTTAAAAATTGAACTATTGGAGGCCACGCGTGCCGATTCGCCCGTGGCAAAGTTTATTGAAAAAAGAGGCGAAGGAATTCACCATTTAGCGTTTGCAGTCGATAACCTAGAAGCCTGTATGGCCGATGTATCGGAAAAAGGTTTTCGTCTGCTCGCGGATAAACCCAAAGACGGTGCCGACAACAAACGAATTGTCTTTCTTCACCCAAAAAGTACCAGCGGAATGCTGGTGGAAATGTGTGAGGAGAAAAAATACCAATAA
- a CDS encoding RNA-binding protein, translated as MNIFVARLNFKTRREDLEAAFAKFGQVTSAKIVKDRDTGRSKGFGFVEMATDAEAQAAIAALNETELDGRTIVVKPANPKGEGGGGQQQG; from the coding sequence ATGAACATATTTGTTGCTCGCTTAAACTTTAAGACAAGGCGTGAAGATCTCGAGGCGGCCTTTGCCAAGTTTGGTCAGGTTACGTCTGCCAAAATTGTAAAAGATCGCGATACGGGCCGTTCAAAAGGATTTGGTTTTGTGGAAATGGCCACAGATGCCGAAGCCCAAGCCGCCATTGCAGCATTGAATGAAACTGAATTGGATGGTCGCACCATTGTAGTAAAGCCGGCTAATCCCAAGGGTGAAGGTGGTGGAGGACAACAACAAGGATGA